The following coding sequences lie in one Bicyclus anynana chromosome 21, ilBicAnyn1.1, whole genome shotgun sequence genomic window:
- the LOC112058350 gene encoding NAD-dependent protein deacetylase sirtuin-2 — translation MFDSPKLFPRMRIIYLSNGPWRNWTKLWNRNSNKSREMSANSPPGKSDGDEPQDRAVPPNPIETMGSRIRDLDVDSIRRYLAQKLGFYEPTEPPAPVDKVLTEVNLDGIVKWIKSERCQNVITLSGAGISTSAGIPDFRSPETGLYHNLQKYNLPQPQAIFEINFFRENPKPFFTLAKELFPGRFKPTVSHYFIRLLHEKGILLRHYTQNIDTLERGAGIPEDKIVEAHGTFYTSHCLDCRKEYSLEFIKERIFADQIPICTECPGVVKPDIVFFGESLPHRFQDCLQVDFQQCDMLIIMGSSLEVQPFASLIDMVPDCCPRLLINREKAGMRSPLMKLWGLGGGGLQLEEGSVRDVAWLGDCDDGCLVVADKLGWGDELRALVAREHERLEREGGLASPHKPNTSVTPTDEAQAGQSATTTDPKL, via the exons aTGTTTGACTCGCCAAAGCTATTTCCGAGAATGCGCATTATTTATCTGTCAAACGGGCCGTGGCGAAATTGGACAAAGCTTTGGAATCGCAATTCTAATAAATCGCGAGAAATGTCTGCTAATTCGCCCCCCGGCAAAAGTGACG GAGATGAACCTCAGGATCGAGCTGTCCCGCCAAATCCAATAGAAACTATGGGTTCCAGAATTCGGGACTTAGATGTGGATTCTATCAGGAGGTATTTAGCTCAAAAACTGGGATTTTATGAGCCGACGGAGCCTCCGGCGCCAGTGGACAAAGTTTTGACTGAAGTCAATTTAGATGGTATCGTTAAATGGATCAAAAGCGAAAGATGCCAAAATGTTATAACATTATCTGGAGCCGGTATATCTACCT CGGCTGGTATTCCCGATTTCCGTAGTCCTGAGACAGGCTTGTACCACAATCTGCAAAAGTACAACTTACCACAACCTCAAGCAATCTTCGAAATCAATTTCTTTAGGGAAAATCCAAAACCATTCTTCACATTAGCAAAAGAATTGTTTCCTGGCAGATTTAAACCAACTGTGTCACATTACTTTATAAGACTCTTACATGAAAAag gcATCCTGTTACGTCACTACACACAAAACATTGACACTCTGGAGCGAGGTGCTGGTATACCTGAGGATAAAATAGTGGAGGCTCATGGCACTTTCTATACTTCACACTGCTTGGATTGTCGGAAGGAATATTCATTAGAGTTTATTAAAG AAAGGATATTTGCTGACCAAATACCCATATGTACAGAGTGCCCTGGTGTTGTAAAGCCAGATATTGTTTTCTTTGGTGAGAGCTTGCCGCACAGATTCCAGGACTGTCTTCAAGTGGACTTCCAGCAGTGCGACATGCTGATTATCATGGGCTCATCGCTTGAGGTGCAACCTTTTGCATCACTGATTGATAT GGTGCCTGATTGCTGTCCAAGACTACTAATAAACCGCGAGAAGGCGGGAATGAGGTCCCCGCTGATGAAGCTATGGGGTCTGGGTGGTGGAGGTCTGCAGCTGGAGGAGGGGTCGGTGAGAGATGTGGCCTGGCTCGGGGACTGCGATGACGGCTGCCTTGTAGTCGCTGATAAACTTGGGTGGGGG GATGAACTTCGTGCGCTGGTCGCCAGGGAGCACGAGCGTCTTGAACGGGAGGGGGGGCTGGCCTCCCCCCACAAACCCAACACCTCTGTAACACCTACTGATGAAGCCCAGGCGGGACAGAGCGCTACAACTACAGACCCCAAGCTTTGA